Below is a genomic region from Leptolyngbya boryana PCC 6306.
AGAAAAGTATTGGTGGGAATGGCAGAACCTTATTGCCACAGAGAATTCAACGTTGAGGAGTAGAAAGGTCAACATGCAGAGTGCAAGTATAGACAGACAGCAAGACACGATCGAGGGCTATTCCCTTTCTCCGCAGCAGAAACATCTGTGGAAGTTGCAGCAAAGGGATCAGCACCAACCTTATCGCGTCCAGGTTTCGGTGCAGATTGATGGAGCCTTCGATCGCGAGAGACTCAAATTGGCGTTGCAGAACGTAGTCGATCGTCACGAAATTCTCCGAACTACATTCAAATGCTTACCCGGACTTACGCTCCCGCTTCAAGTGATAGGTGAGTGCGATTTTTCTTGGTACAGCGAACTGAATTTGAGCGATCGTACTGCTCAAGTGCAAGTGAGCCAAATCGAAGCTCTCTTTCAAGAATTCGGTCAACTTCCGTTTGACTTCGAGCAAGGATCGCTGTTTCGGGTTGCTTTAGTGATGCTGTCGGCTCAGAAGCACATGCTGTTGATCTGTTTACCTGCCCTCTGCGGAGATGGCGTGGCAGTCAAAAACTTAATTCGTGAGATCAGTCAGGTCTATCGTGCCTGCACCCAGAATCAGGAATTAACCGATGAGCCGTTACAGTATGCCGATATTGCAGCATGGCAAAACGAATTGTTAGACGCTGAAGAAAGCGAAACGGCAAAACGCTATTGGCGCAAGCTAGCGATCGCAGAAGCACTCACAGTCAAGTTGCCCTATGAACGCTCGACTACTAAATCCTCTACTTTTCAGCCCCATGTTTTTAGTGCCACGATCGCTTCGCCATTAGTCGCCGAGATCAATGAATTTGCGAAAACATACGAGTGTTCTACAGAAACTTTCTTACTCACCTGCTGGCAAATTCTGCTGTGGCGCTTAACGGGGCAATCTGAGGTGGTGGTGAACACCGCCTTTAGCGGACGAAAGTACGAAGAACTAGAACCCGCGATCGGCACCTTCGTGAAATATTTGCCGCTATATGGGCAACTAAGCGATCGTGCTCAATTCATAAATGTGTTACGAAAAACCGAGGAGTTGCAGCGTGAAGCCGACACTTGGCAGGAATATTTTGCTTGGGAGGAAGAAGCGCGCGATCCATCCATCTTGCCCTTTGGCTTTGACTTTGAAACGCTGGATCTCACCAGTTGCGGTTCTGAGCTTTCCTGGTCAATTGATCGATTTTCTGTGTGTGTCGATCGCTGCAAACTCAGGCTTTCTTGTATCGATCGCCATGACGGTCTAACCACAGATTTTCATTATGATGCAACTGTCCTTCAAGCTGAGGACATCCAACGCTTGGCAGAACAGTTGCAGACGCTCCTCGAAAGCGTGATTTACAACCCGCAAGCAGAAATTTGTACCTTAAATATTTTGAGCGATCGTGAACGGCATCAACTGCTCGTAGCGTTCAATCACACGCAATTCGATTATCCAAATCAATGCTTTCATCATCTGTTTGAACAACAGGTTGATCATACTCCAAACAACATTGCAGTTGTCTGTGGTGACCAGCATCTGACCTATGCTGAACTCAATGCTCGTGCCAATCAATTAGCCCATTATCTGCGATCGCTCGGTGTCAAATCTGAAACGCTTGTCGGAATCTGTGTTGAACGCTCTCTAGACATGCTGGTTGGGATTCTCGGCATTTTAAAGGCAGGGGGAGCGTATGTGCCCTTTGACCCGGCTTATCCCCAAGCGCGCATCGCCTTTATGTTAGAAGACACCCAGGCTCCTGTCGTGCTGACCCAGGCGCGACTCCTTGATCGCTTGCCTGACACTTCAGCCCAACTCGTTTGTCTCGATTCCGCTTGGGAGACGATCGAACGATCGAGTGCAGAAAACCCGCCATCCTCGCTCACACCAGACCACCTGGCTTATGTGATCTATACTTCCGGCTCGACTGGAAAACCCAAAGGAACCTTAATTCCGCATCGAGGACTCGTCAATTACTTGTGCTGGTGTACGCAAGCGTATGGGGTTGAGCAGGGGGAGGGGGCATTAGTTCATTCGTCGATCGCGTTTGATGCCACGATTACGGGGCTATTTGCGCCCTTACTGGTCGGCTCGAAAGTCGAACTACTGCCCGAAGACTTGGGAATTGAAGCGTTAGCCATTGCGCTCCAAACAAAGTCGAACTATAGCTTGATCAAAATTACCCCTGCACAACTCGAACTACTGGCACAACAGCTTCCTGCTGAAACCGCGTCGCATCGAACCCAGATGTTCGTGATTGGCGGTGAAAATCTGACGGCACAGCACATTGCTTTCTGGCAAACTGCCGCTCCTGAAACGGCTTTGGTGAATGAGTATGGTCCAACAGAAACCGTAGTCGGCTGCTGTGTCTACTGGGTTCCTTCCGATCAACCCTCGACAGGTTCCATTCCAATCGGTCGCCCCATTGCCAACACTCAGCTTTATTTGCTCGATCGCAATCTTCAACCAGTTCCCACCGGGTTTCCCGGTGAGCTATACATCAGTGGCGCAGGAGTCGCGCGGGGCTATCTCAATCGTCCTGAACTCACAGCAGAACGCTTTATTCCTAACCCCTTCTGCTCAGGTTCTCGGTTGTATAAAACCGGTGACCTGGCTCAATTTCTTCCCAACGGCACGATCGAATATTTGGGGCGTATCGATCATCAAGTCAAAATTCGCGGCTTCCGCATTGAGCTAGGCGAAATTGAAACTGTTCTGGCTCAGCATCCAGCCGTGCAGCAAGCAGTTGTCATCGATCGCGAAGATACTCCTGGAGATCAACGCCTGGTTGCCTATCTCGTTCCTGCACCTTCTGCCACGCCCAACGCCTCCATTCTCCGACCGTTTCTTCAGGAAAAACTTCCTGCCTATATGGTGCCGTCTGCGTTTGTGGTGTTAAAGAAGCTGCCGCTCACCTCTAATGGCAAAGTCGATCGCAAAGCCTTACCCGCACCCGAACAAGTCAGACCCGAGCTAGAAGCTGCCTATATTGCGCCTCGCAATTCGATCGAATCAACCCTAGCCGCAATTTGGGCGGAAGTTTTGGGACTCGAACAAATCGGTGTGTATGACGACTTCTTTGACTTGGGCGGACATTCCCTCTTGCTCACGCAAGTCACCTCTCGCATTCACAATGCTTTGGGGATCGACTTACCCATGCGTCAACTGTTTGATGCCCCCACGATCGCTGCTTTAGCCGAGGTGATTGCTGACAAACAACTAGAGCAAGCAGACCATGACCTCCTGGCTCACCTGATAGCAGACTTAGAGCAATTGCCGGAAGCTGACGTTAAAGCTGCCCTGATTGCTGAAACATCTTCCACCGGGAGCATTGACCATGAGTGATCTAAGCCAACGCCTTGCTGCCCTCTCACCAGAAAAGCGGGCATTGCTGCTGCAACGACTGCATCAGACGAGCCAGCACCCAACCCCAACTCAGATTCAACGACAGGCACGATCGACGAACACGTTCCCGCTGTCTTTTGCCCAACAGCGCTTGTGGTTTCTCAATCAGCTAGAACCCGGTAACGCTTTCTACAATATGCCTGCGGCTATTCTGCTGAAGGGACACCTGAATATTGCAGCACTCGAACACAGTTTAGACGCACTAATTCAGCGTCATGAAGCCTTACGGACAAACTTTACCACCGTAGCAGGAGATCCTGTTCAGGTAATTGCAACCGCTCGATCGCACAATTTGTCGATCGTTGATCTGCATCACTGTTCAGAACCTGAACAAACCCAGAGAGTGCAACAACTCGCTCAAGCAGAAGCCCAACTTCCCTTTGATTTAGGGAACGATTCGCTCCTGCGGGTTTGCTTACTCCAACTGAGCGAGACGCAGCACGTCCTTCTGTTCACGCTGCATCACATCATTGCCGATGCCTGGTCATTGGGTGTGTTGATCCAAGAATTTGCCCAAGCCTACAGTGCTTTTTCGACAGGCGAGTCTCTTTCACTGCCAGAACTACCGATTCAGTATGCCGATTTTGCCGTGTGGCAACGGCAGTGGCTTCAAGGCGATGTCCTAGAGACTCAACTCCACTATTGGCAACAGCAACTCCAGCACGCCCCACCTCTGCTCGAACTGCCCACGGATCGTCCCCGTCCTCCGGTGCAGACTTTTCGGGGAGCCTATCAATCTCTCATACTACCCAACGCCTTGATGGAGGAACTGAAAGCCTTCAGCCGTCGTGAGGATACAACTCTCTTTATGACGATGCTGGCAGCCTTTAAGACCTTGCTGTATCGCTATACTGGGCAAACTGATCTTCTAGTGGGTTCCCCGATCGCGAACCGCAATCGCCTGGAAGTGGAGAATATCATTGGGGTGTTCATTAACACTTTGGTTCTTCGCACTGACGTTTCAGGCAATCCCACGTTTCGAGAGCTATTGGCTCAAGTTCGCAAAACCACACTCGACGCATACGCGCATCAAGACTTGCCATTTGAAAGACTGGTTGAGACACTGCACCTCGAACGCAACTTGAGCTATAACCCAGTCTTTCAGGTAATGTTCCAGCTTCAGAACGCACCGATGGCTGACCTGGAACTCCCCGGTTTAACGCTGAGTAACCTAGAAACTGCTGGAGAAACTACTCAGTTCGATCTGAGCCTCAACATGGCAGAAACCGAAGCAGGGTTGCAAGCCCTGATCGAGTACAGCACAGATTTATTTGATGATGAGACGATCGCTCGAATGTTAGGACACTTCCAAACCTTACTAGAAGGAATTGTCGCCCATGAGAACGATCGTCTCTCAAATTTACCTTTACTGACAAAGGCAGAACAGCACCAATTCCAGGAATGGAACCAGACTCAAGTTGAATTTGCCCAAGTCCCCATTCACCAGTTATTTGAGGCACAGGTCAAACGAACCCCGGACGCGATCGCTGCTGTATTCGAGCAGGAACACCTGACTTATCAAGCCCTGAACGATCGAGCCAACCAACTGGCAAGTCATTTGCAAACGTTAGGCGTTCGTCCCAATGGGTTAGTGGGAATTTGTGTCGATCGCTCCCTAGAAATGCTGGTCGGCATTCTCGCAATTCTCAAGGCAGGTGGGGCTTATCTCCCGATCGATCCGGCATATCCGCAAGACCGTATCGCCTTCATGCTAGAGGATGCAGACGTTGAGATTTTGCTGACTCAATCGCATCTCTCCCCTCCGCTTACCCAATCTAATCCAAAAGTTCTCTACCTCGATTCTGATTGGACAACGCTCTCCCCCGGTTCCCCGCTCCCCTGTTCTCCCGACCACCTCGCCTATGTGATCTACACCTCTGGCTCTACGGGCAAGCCCAAGGGAGTGCAAATCGAACACCATTCGCTGTCCAACTTTATCCAATCACTTCAGCAACACCTCAACCTCACCTCCCAAGATTTTTTCTTCTCGGTTACGACCATCACCTTTGACATTGCCGCGCTAGAACTCTTTCTGCCATTGACAGTGGGTGCCCGTGTCGTGATTGCCAGTCGCGCAGTCGCCTGTGATGGGGTGCGGTTATCTGAAGCGTTAGTCCAATCCGGCACCACGATCATGCAAGCAACGCCTGCGACTTGGCGGCTTCTACTGGCATCAGGATGGCAGGGTAACGCACAACTGAAAGTGCTTTGTGGTGGAGAGGCACTGCAAGCGGATCTGGCAAGTCAGTTACGGTCTAAGTGTGCTGCCCTCTGGAATCTGTATGGTCCTACCGAAACCACCATCTGGTCTACGATTCATGCGGTTGAATCTGACAACGAACCCGTTCCCATCGGATGCCCGATCGCCAATACCGAGATTTACGTGTTGGATCGCGATCGACAACTTGTTCCAGTCGGGGTCACGGGTGAACTCTACATCGGAGGTGCAGGGTTAGCCAGAGGCTATCTCAATCGTCCAGAATTAACCGCAGATCGGTTTCTCCAGCTTGAACTGCCAGAGCAGCAGCAAACACGACTCTATCGAACTGGAGATCTCGCCCGCTACCGCTCGGATGGCACGATCGAGTGTTTGGGACGCATCGACCATCAGGTAAAAGTTCGGGGCTTCCGCATCGAACTCGGTGAGATTGAATCCGTATTGTGTCAACATCCCACCGTACAGCAGGCAGCCGTTACCGTCAGAGAAACCGAATTCGGCGATCAACGCATCATTGCTTACGTTGTCCCTGTCTCCGCGTCTCATTCTGAATGGCGCAGCTTTCTCAACACAAAGCTCCCTGACTACATGGTGCCTGCTGCTTTTGTACGGCTAGAAGCATTACCTTTAACCCCAAACGGCAAAGTCGATCGCAAAGCACTTCCTGCACCGAGTGAGATTCCATCTGAGCTAGACCCAACACTTGAAGCCGCACAGACACCCGTTGAAGAAATGCTAGCTTCTCTGTGGTCGCAGATTCTCGGAGCCGAGATAGGCATTCACGATGACTTCTTCGCCTTTGGTGGACACTCCCTCTTAGCCACACAACTCATGTCACGCGTGCGGGATGTGTTCAATGTGGAGTTGCCGTTGCGTGTGCTGTTTGAAACTCCTACGATCGCGCGATTGGCACCGCAGATCGAGAAGGCAATGAAAACCAGACAACAGCTTGCCATTCCGCCTCTGCAACCCGTCGATCGTACTCAAGCATTGCCTCTATCCTTTGCCCAACAACGGCTGTGGTTTCTCAGTCAGCTTGCACCCGATAGCGCACTCTATAACTTTTCTGCTCACGTTCGCTTAGCCGGAACGCTCAATATATCTGCACTAGAGCAAAGTGTGAACGAAGTCGTGCGACGCCATGAAGCCCTGCGAACTGCCTTTGCTGTCGTAGAAGGACAACCCATCCAGATCATTGCTCCGACTTTGACCCTGCCCGTCCCGGTTGTAGACCTGCGATCTCTCTCCCCTGCCGAGCAGCAGACGGCTGTCCAACACCTAGTTGATGAGGAAGACCGTAAGCCCTTTGATCTAACCTGTTGTCCACTACTGCGGGTAACAGTGCTCCGGTTGAATGCAACAGAGCATGTCTTGCTATTGACCATGCACCACATCATTTCGGATGGTTGGTCTATGGGAGTGCTACTGCGTGAATTAATGGCATTGTACGAAGCGTTTTGTACAGGTCAGCCTTCTCCCCTGCCTGCGTTACCGATCCAATACGCTGACTTTGCTGTGTGGCAGCGACAATGGTTGCAGGGAGACGTGCTAGACCAGCAGCTTCACTACTGGAAACAGCAGCTTTTAGGGGGCAATTTGCCGCCGTTGAAGTTACCGACGAAGCCATCCCAACCTAAAAGCCAGAATTACCAGGGCAAAAGCCATACCAGTGAACTCTCGGTCGATCTCTCTAGACAGCTTCAATCCCTCAGTCGTCAAGAGAATGTCACTCTATTCATGACGCTGCTGGCAGCTTTGCAAACGTTGCTGCATCGCTACACCCATCAGGATGACATTGTGGTGGGCACCGACATTGCTAATCGCACCCATAGCGAAACAGAATCGCTCATCGGTTTCTTCGTCAATCTCTTGGTGCTGCGATCAGATATGCGCGGCAATCCTAGCTTTCGGGAACTGCTGCAACAAGTCCGGGAAGTCACACTCAACGCCTATGCTCATCAAGACCTACCTTTTGACAAACTGGTCGAAGAATTGCAACCAGAGCGCAACTTACATCAGACTCCGCTCTTTCAGGTGTTGTTCGTGTTGCAAAATACGCCCGTTCCGACGATCGAGCTAACGGATCTGACGCTGCATCCTCTCGACACCCAAGAGAACGACTTATCGAAATTTGATTTAGCCCTCTTTGTGACAGAGACGGAACCCGCCATTCAAATAGCCTGGAAGTTCAACGTCGATCGCTTTGACCCTGACACGATCGCTCAGATGGCAAATCACTTCACTGCTTTACTTGCCAGTATTGTCGCTGCACCCGAAGCACGACTTAGCACATTGAGTCTGCAAACCGCAGCCGAACCCAAACCACTTCATCAACCCCGCGATCGCAAAAACATGAGTTTCAGTAAATTTAAATCCATTCAACCAAAAGCCATTAGCGTACCCGAAACGGGACTCGTGACCACAAGCTATCTCCAGCCTGGAGAACCCCTACCCCTCGTTGTACAGCCTAATCTAGAAGATATCGATCTAATTGGTTGGGCAAAGAACAACCGGGGCTTGCTTGAAACGGAGTTATTAAAGCATGGTGCAATTCTCTTTCGCGGATTCAATGCGGCTTCAGTCCCAGAGTTTGAGCGGTTTGCCCAAACGATTTGCCCAGCGCTATTTGGGGAATACGGCGACTTGCCCCGCGAAGAGGTTAGCCAAAACGTCTACACCTCTACTCCCTATCCGGCTGATAAAGCCATTTTGTTCCACAACGAAAGTTCGCATCTGCACTGCTACCCAATGAAGATCTGGTTTTTCTGTGTGCAGCCTGCCCAATCGGGGGGTGAAACGCCGATCGTAGATTGCCGAAAAGTTTATCAACTGCTCGATCCCAAGTTACAAGAACACTTTGCCCAAAAGCAACTGATGTACGTGCGGAACTATACCGATGGACTCGATGTTAGTTGGAGCCGATTCTTCCACACCACGGATCGATCCGTTGTAGAATCTTACTGCCACAATCATGGCATCGAGTTTGAGTGGAAAGCTAACAATGGCTTGAGAACTCGCGAAATTCGTCCAGCAGTCGCAACGCATCCCAAAACTGGGGAAACGGTCTTCTTCAATCAAATTCAACTGCATCACTTGTCTTGTCTCGATCTCAGTGTCCAAGAGTCTCTGCTTTCCCTGTTTGGTGAGGAAAACTTGCCGCGTCAGGTCTACTATGGGGACGGAACACCAATTGAAGACTCAGTCGTTGAAGAAGTTTGTGAGGCGTATCGGCAAGCCACCGTTCAATTCCCTTGGCAGAAAGGTGACATCCTGATGCTAGATAACATGCTGAGCGCTCATGGGCGTAATCCTTATGGGGGTGCCCGCAAGATTGTGGTGGCAATGGGAGAACTCGTTAGTCCCGCAGAGACAGCAAGATTGGAGGCAGGCAATGCAGTTGCAAGATAGAGTGATTCAGGGATTTCGACTTTCTCCACAGCAAAAACGGCTTTGGGAAGTGCAACAAGAGAACGGCATCTATCGCGTTCAATGCACTGTGCGGATTGACGGTGATCTGAATTTAGGAGTGCTGAAATCTGCCCTTCAACAAATCATCGATCGCCACGAAATTCTGCGGACTGATTTTGTCCGTCCGGGTGGGCTAAAAACTCCCATTCAGGTCATTGCAGAAAGTGGTCAACTCGTATGGCACAAGATCGATTTGCGAGGCGGATCTGTCCAGCAACAACAGACCCACATCAATGCTTTATTTGAGCAAGATCGATGCCAAGCATTTGATGTGGAGCATGGATCAGGGCTGCGATCTACCTTGTTAACCCTGTCAGCCCAACAACATATTTTGTTGCTCAGTTTGCCTGCTTTGTGCGCTGATGCCAGAACACTGAAAAATCTCGTTCAAGAGGTGGGTCAGTCTTATCAGGCTTGCCTTCGGGGTGAAACACTTGATGACGAAATTGTGCAATATACGCAGTTCTCAGAATGGCAAAATCAATTCCTAGAAGATGAGGATGCCCACATCGGTCACACCTACTGGCAGCAACAAGACTTCTCAAGAATTACCACTCTAAAGTTGCCCTTTAAAGCAAAATCCATTCGTTCCGCTCCCTTTGATGTTCGCGCTTTGGAGCAGCAGATCGCACCGGAAACGATCGCTAAAATCAACGCACTCACCCAACAGCACAACACGACCCCAGCCACATTTTTTCTTGCTTGCTGGATGATTCTGCTCTGGCGCTTCACTCAACAAGGCGAGATCATCGTCGGTACTGCCTGTGAGGGTCGCAATGATGAGGAACTAGAAACTGCGATCGGTCTATTTGCCAAATATCTACCGCTGCGGTGCTGCCTGCAAGAACAGGAGACATTTGATCAACTGCTACGATCGATTGATCAAACAGTTCAGAATCATTTGCAATGGCAGGATTACTTTACTGGGAACCATTTAGAGCAACAATCTGAACGTGGATGGAAAGCACTTCCATTTTGTTTCGATTTTGATGATCAACCTGCGGTATACGCTGCTGACGGATTAGTGTTTACGCTTGAACGGCACTCTCCTTACACAGAACGCTTCAAGCTCAACCTCTCCTGCACTCAAACCGCAGAGGCTTTGTTCACCCGATTTCACTATGACGCGACTCTGTTTAGTGATGAAGACATTCAGCAATTAGGGGAACATTGGCAGGTGTTAATTGAGGGAATTGTTGCAAATCCCCAAAAAACGATCGCTCAACTCCCCATTCTCAGCGATCGACAGCGCCATCAACTGCTTGTTGAATTTAACAATACCCAAACTCCTGTCTCAAAGTTCTGCATGCATAAGCGATTTGAGGCACAAGTCGATCGCACTCCGAATCAGATTGCTGTCATCTTTGAAGACCAACAACTGACCTACGCCGAACTGAATACTCGCGCCGCTCAACTTGCTTGCGATTTACAAGCATTAGGAGTTAAGCCCGAAGTCCGGGTTGGAATTTGCTTGGAGCGATCGTGTGATTTCATCATTGCGATGCTTGCCGTTCTTAAAGCAGGAGGAGCCTATGTGCCCCTCGATCCTGCTTTTCCTCGCGAGCGCTTAGCCTTCATGATGCAAGATGCCCAGATCTCAGTGCTGCTGACTCAAACGCTTCTGCTCAAGTCAATTCCTGACATCACGGCTCCAGTGATCTGCTTAGACAATCGACCCGATTTCTCAGATTCGCCCCTACTCTCCCACCGTCCTACTCCCTCCAACTTGGCTTATGTGATCTATACCTCTGGTTCCACAGGTAAGCCCAAAGGCGTGGCAGTGGAACATCAGCAACTTTGCAATTATGTGCAGGGCATTCTGGAACGCTTGAACCTGCCCGAAGGATCTAGCTTTGCTACGGTGTCTACGATCGCGGCTGATTTGGGAAACACAGCAATTTTCTCGGCTCTTTGCACCGGGGGCTGTCTTCACATCATTTCTGCCGATCGCGCCACAACTCCGCAAGCTTTCGCAGACTATTGCCGCTACCATGCGATCGATTGCCTCAAAATCGTGCCCTCTCACCTGGAGGCGTTGCTCGCTAGTGGAAATGCTGATATTTTGCCTCGTCAACGGTTAATTTTGGGTGGGGAAGCTTGCAACTGGAGTTTAATTGAAACGATCCAGCAGCTAGCTCCTAACTGTGTCATTCTGAATCACTACGGACCCACAGAAACAACGATCGGTGTACTGACCTATCAAGTGGAAGACCTTCCTACTCATGCAAGAACGAACTCTGTTTTGCTGGGTCGCCCGATCGCGAACACACAGGCTTATGTCCTCGATCAACAGTTGCAGCCTGTCCCGATCGGCATTCCTGGTGAACTCTATATCAGTGGTGACAACCTAGCACGAGGTTATCTGAACCAGCCCCAATTAACCGCAGAACGCTTTATCCATCACCCATTTAGTCAGGACGGACGATTGTACAAAACAGGTGATTTAGTACGATACCGAACGGATGGAAACCTTGAGTTTTTAGGGCGAATGGATGATCAGGTTAAAATTCGAGGGTTTCGAGTTGAATTAGGCGAAATCGAGACAGCCTTATGCCAGCATCCCGATATTCAACAAGCGATCGTTCTACTTCGCTCCGATGTGGCAGGCAACCCGCGCCTAATTGCCTATGTCATTTCCCATTCTCAGGCAACCTCTACCACCCATGACTGGCGCAATTTCTTGAAAGCCCAAATGCCCGAATATATGCTGCCCTCAGCCTTTATTCGGTTAAAAACCCTTCCGCTCACGCCGAACGGTAAAATCGATAAGCAAGCCTTACCCATTCCCGATCTGTTCAAATCAGATCAGGAAACGACCTTTGTGCCACCCCGCGAAGCGTTAGAACTGCAACTCACCCAAATTTGGGAAGACCTGCTGAATGTGCGACCCATCAGTGTGACGGATAATTTCTTCGATCTAGGGGGACATTCACTTTTAGCAGTTCGGCTCATTGCTCAAATTGAAAAACAGTTCCAGCACAAATTGCCGTTGTCGAGCTTTCTTCAAGCTGCAACGATCGAGCATCTTGCAGGAATTCTCCGACAAC
It encodes:
- a CDS encoding non-ribosomal peptide synthetase, which translates into the protein MQSASIDRQQDTIEGYSLSPQQKHLWKLQQRDQHQPYRVQVSVQIDGAFDRERLKLALQNVVDRHEILRTTFKCLPGLTLPLQVIGECDFSWYSELNLSDRTAQVQVSQIEALFQEFGQLPFDFEQGSLFRVALVMLSAQKHMLLICLPALCGDGVAVKNLIREISQVYRACTQNQELTDEPLQYADIAAWQNELLDAEESETAKRYWRKLAIAEALTVKLPYERSTTKSSTFQPHVFSATIASPLVAEINEFAKTYECSTETFLLTCWQILLWRLTGQSEVVVNTAFSGRKYEELEPAIGTFVKYLPLYGQLSDRAQFINVLRKTEELQREADTWQEYFAWEEEARDPSILPFGFDFETLDLTSCGSELSWSIDRFSVCVDRCKLRLSCIDRHDGLTTDFHYDATVLQAEDIQRLAEQLQTLLESVIYNPQAEICTLNILSDRERHQLLVAFNHTQFDYPNQCFHHLFEQQVDHTPNNIAVVCGDQHLTYAELNARANQLAHYLRSLGVKSETLVGICVERSLDMLVGILGILKAGGAYVPFDPAYPQARIAFMLEDTQAPVVLTQARLLDRLPDTSAQLVCLDSAWETIERSSAENPPSSLTPDHLAYVIYTSGSTGKPKGTLIPHRGLVNYLCWCTQAYGVEQGEGALVHSSIAFDATITGLFAPLLVGSKVELLPEDLGIEALAIALQTKSNYSLIKITPAQLELLAQQLPAETASHRTQMFVIGGENLTAQHIAFWQTAAPETALVNEYGPTETVVGCCVYWVPSDQPSTGSIPIGRPIANTQLYLLDRNLQPVPTGFPGELYISGAGVARGYLNRPELTAERFIPNPFCSGSRLYKTGDLAQFLPNGTIEYLGRIDHQVKIRGFRIELGEIETVLAQHPAVQQAVVIDREDTPGDQRLVAYLVPAPSATPNASILRPFLQEKLPAYMVPSAFVVLKKLPLTSNGKVDRKALPAPEQVRPELEAAYIAPRNSIESTLAAIWAEVLGLEQIGVYDDFFDLGGHSLLLTQVTSRIHNALGIDLPMRQLFDAPTIAALAEVIADKQLEQADHDLLAHLIADLEQLPEADVKAALIAETSSTGSIDHE
- a CDS encoding non-ribosomal peptide synthetase, which gives rise to MSDLSQRLAALSPEKRALLLQRLHQTSQHPTPTQIQRQARSTNTFPLSFAQQRLWFLNQLEPGNAFYNMPAAILLKGHLNIAALEHSLDALIQRHEALRTNFTTVAGDPVQVIATARSHNLSIVDLHHCSEPEQTQRVQQLAQAEAQLPFDLGNDSLLRVCLLQLSETQHVLLFTLHHIIADAWSLGVLIQEFAQAYSAFSTGESLSLPELPIQYADFAVWQRQWLQGDVLETQLHYWQQQLQHAPPLLELPTDRPRPPVQTFRGAYQSLILPNALMEELKAFSRREDTTLFMTMLAAFKTLLYRYTGQTDLLVGSPIANRNRLEVENIIGVFINTLVLRTDVSGNPTFRELLAQVRKTTLDAYAHQDLPFERLVETLHLERNLSYNPVFQVMFQLQNAPMADLELPGLTLSNLETAGETTQFDLSLNMAETEAGLQALIEYSTDLFDDETIARMLGHFQTLLEGIVAHENDRLSNLPLLTKAEQHQFQEWNQTQVEFAQVPIHQLFEAQVKRTPDAIAAVFEQEHLTYQALNDRANQLASHLQTLGVRPNGLVGICVDRSLEMLVGILAILKAGGAYLPIDPAYPQDRIAFMLEDADVEILLTQSHLSPPLTQSNPKVLYLDSDWTTLSPGSPLPCSPDHLAYVIYTSGSTGKPKGVQIEHHSLSNFIQSLQQHLNLTSQDFFFSVTTITFDIAALELFLPLTVGARVVIASRAVACDGVRLSEALVQSGTTIMQATPATWRLLLASGWQGNAQLKVLCGGEALQADLASQLRSKCAALWNLYGPTETTIWSTIHAVESDNEPVPIGCPIANTEIYVLDRDRQLVPVGVTGELYIGGAGLARGYLNRPELTADRFLQLELPEQQQTRLYRTGDLARYRSDGTIECLGRIDHQVKVRGFRIELGEIESVLCQHPTVQQAAVTVRETEFGDQRIIAYVVPVSASHSEWRSFLNTKLPDYMVPAAFVRLEALPLTPNGKVDRKALPAPSEIPSELDPTLEAAQTPVEEMLASLWSQILGAEIGIHDDFFAFGGHSLLATQLMSRVRDVFNVELPLRVLFETPTIARLAPQIEKAMKTRQQLAIPPLQPVDRTQALPLSFAQQRLWFLSQLAPDSALYNFSAHVRLAGTLNISALEQSVNEVVRRHEALRTAFAVVEGQPIQIIAPTLTLPVPVVDLRSLSPAEQQTAVQHLVDEEDRKPFDLTCCPLLRVTVLRLNATEHVLLLTMHHIISDGWSMGVLLRELMALYEAFCTGQPSPLPALPIQYADFAVWQRQWLQGDVLDQQLHYWKQQLLGGNLPPLKLPTKPSQPKSQNYQGKSHTSELSVDLSRQLQSLSRQENVTLFMTLLAALQTLLHRYTHQDDIVVGTDIANRTHSETESLIGFFVNLLVLRSDMRGNPSFRELLQQVREVTLNAYAHQDLPFDKLVEELQPERNLHQTPLFQVLFVLQNTPVPTIELTDLTLHPLDTQENDLSKFDLALFVTETEPAIQIAWKFNVDRFDPDTIAQMANHFTALLASIVAAPEARLSTLSLQTAAEPKPLHQPRDRKNMSFSKFKSIQPKAISVPETGLVTTSYLQPGEPLPLVVQPNLEDIDLIGWAKNNRGLLETELLKHGAILFRGFNAASVPEFERFAQTICPALFGEYGDLPREEVSQNVYTSTPYPADKAILFHNESSHLHCYPMKIWFFCVQPAQSGGETPIVDCRKVYQLLDPKLQEHFAQKQLMYVRNYTDGLDVSWSRFFHTTDRSVVESYCHNHGIEFEWKANNGLRTREIRPAVATHPKTGETVFFNQIQLHHLSCLDLSVQESLLSLFGEENLPRQVYYGDGTPIEDSVVEEVCEAYRQATVQFPWQKGDILMLDNMLSAHGRNPYGGARKIVVAMGELVSPAETARLEAGNAVAR